The Pirellulales bacterium genome includes the window TGGTGCGAACTGATATTGGTGCCGAAGATCGATCCGGCCACTGCCCACCAGGCGACGGTCTTCCCGGCTAGGTAATAGTCGGTGGTGTTTTCCTTGCGGCGCGCGATCCACATGCCGAAGGCTGTTGTTCCCACAATGGTGGCCGCGACCACCAATACGTCGATCCATTGCAACGGCACGCTAGCGGACTGGGCAAAGATCATGGGAAGGCAGTCGTTCATCGCGCGAGGCACCTAAGAGAGAAGAAGGGTGGCCTGAATCTAACGAGCCGAGCGCAGAGGGGGAAGCAGTTCGTGGGGCACGGTTGTGGGCGAGGTCGAGAGCCGCGCGCTGGATGTCCTCGCGGATCGAGCAGATTGGAACGGGCAAATTCCGCCGCCACGCACTGTCGCAGAACCCGGCATGGTCCATCAAGGCAGAACGGGCACCAAAACGGTACGCGGTGTGCATTACGAGGAGCGGATGGCAGTTCGCTGGCAATGGGGTGCGCTATGCAACCAATAATTCTGCTACTGATGCTGAGCGCTATTGAGCGGGGTGACGCGCGTGTGACCTCGCCGGTCCCTGATTCTTTGGCGCCTCGCAATCGTGATGTAACCGTTGTTGAGACGCGACGAGCCACCGGGCCATTGGGTAATGACTGGCGCTACGTCCACCACGGTGGTCGTCATTGGTACTGGATGCCGAACAAAACCTGGACGTTATGGACGGGTACGAACTGGGAGCCCTATCCCGCCGACATGGCTAACCCGGGGAGCAGCGAAACGCAATCACATCTGCAAATGCAAGGGTATCGTCAACCTGTGGCTCCGGCCGGCGCCTACGCTGTGCCGGGGGGCGAGACTAGCTCCCGGCCGAAGCAGTACAAGCCGCGCGACGGCACGTTACCGCTTGGCGAGCGAGCTTACAGCCCGATCGTGGGGCCGAAACAAGGGCTAACGCCGCAGGATACGAAGTTGTTACCGCAGCCTACGCCCGATCGATGACGCGCGAAGATTGTCCTGCGGAGGCGAGCAAAGAATCGTCGCGAGAGAAAGGTGGATCTTGTGGCAGAGAAAGGCGCGCTACCTTCTTTGGAATTCGTTGAATGTCAACGATTTGTTACCGTTCTTGTCGAGTGTCACGAACTCCTTCTTCGCCTTCGTGGCTGACTTGCCGGCTTTCTCGCCGACGAACTCCTCCTCGCTCAGCTTCTTGTCACCATTGGTGTCGAGCTTTGCGAATCGCTTTTCCTCGAACTGTGTGGTGGGGGCAGCGTGCGCCTGCGGTGACGAAGCAAGACCGATGGCGAGGATCGCAAGAGTCAGCAAGCAAAAGAGCGACAATTTCACGATGAGATTCCTCGAGGTTCCGACAGATCGCAAAGTGCGGGGGGGGGCGCTAGATCCACACTATCAAGAGCTAACGGCCGCTTCAACCTTTCTGCATGCGGACGTGCCGCGCCGGGTAGTAGGGCGTGAAGCAGTTCACCCGATTGTAACGTCACCTGATTGAGCGAATCCTGACCAAGGCAACGCGGCAGCATGCGATCCGGAGCCTTCCCCGCGACTGCAGAATACGGATCATGGCTCGATCATTGGTCGGTGGTCATTTGCATATTTGCACGCCCCGAGCTACGTAACTAGGATGCGGAGAAGGCACCGCAAAACCGGCCGGCGGAGCGGAGATTTCGGGCGGCGCGACGCGGGTCAGAGTTCTCGCCGGCGGGGAGAAAGCATCTCCTCTCATTGCGAAAGGCCTGAGAAACGTCACAATCCTATCGCGGCCGGATCCTGGCAACGTTTCAGGTCGGCTGCTGACAGGGGCGAGAGCCCGACTATACTAGAGAGTTTAGCCGTGGTAGCGGATGTCCGAGCGGGAAGTAGGCCGATGCCGAGAGCCTTGAGTATCAGCGGAATCGTCGTCGCGATATTACTCGTACTGGTCTTCGGACTGGACGTGACGCCCCTTAGATTCCCCTTCGGCGGCGCCAGTACCTTCATGGACATCGGCTTTATCGTCGCCGCCATGATGCTCGGCTATCTAAGCTGGACGACGCTTCGCGAAGCCACTTAGCGGCGCAATCCTCGCGCATCCTTCACTAGGCGGCTTGTCTCCGCAGGATCGAGCAGGCCGGAGCGGCGGTGTGACGTGGTTGCGAAAGAATCGTTGCGGCCGTGACCAAGGTTTGGGTCTGCAGCCCTCCTTGCCGGGAATACGACGAGATCTGCCGCACTACCGACCCCAGGTCCTCGGCTGGTCGTCGCGCTCCTGCGGAGACCGATGCCAGATCGATTTCCAGGTGGATCATATCAGCCGTCGCCACGGCGCGGTCGATCGCGTGTCGCACGCGCCAGGCGCCTTCGTTTGTCAGGCTGATCGCTTGCGGCATGCGCCACAGGCCCCAACGCAGTTTTTGGGGAACGGCGCTACTGCGGGCGGCCATCGGTAGCAACCATTGCCCGGCACGGCGAATCCGACTGGTCGACGCACGGTCGCCCGCGCCTTGGGCCGCGACATGGAGGGCCGACATCCCGTACTTGGCCAACAGTTGGTAGCTTTCCGTCGACAAGGCTTTGCGAGCGAACACCGTCGTCAGTCGCAGGCCACCGGCGCGCGCTCGCAATGTTTCGCGACGGAGTTGCTCGGCCATGAGCGCTCCACCGTCGTGGGTGAGTGTTACCGCCATTGCTTGGCGCGGTTCGTTTGCGACGATTGCTGAAACCAACGGAAAGTCGATGGGCGAACGGCAGCCCCAGGTCGCGGCAATGTCGTTTTCGACGAGCAATTCGAGCGTCGACTCGGCGGCAGTCGTGAGCGGCTGTCGCGAAGCGTGGTCGAGGGACGTTGCATCGGCCGTTACACTGACCAACAGCACCGCGGAAGAGCTTGACGCACGCATAGCAATCCCTCGCAATTTCGACGAACGACACAACGCCCCGGCATGGGAATCGTCGGCACCGCCAGCACGTCTACTGGAAGGAATGTAACGAGCGCTTGGGGCGGAAATCCGGGGCCAGTTTTTCGCGCTCGGGGCTGCTGCGGAATGTCACGAATATCCGGCCGCGCGTGACCCCGCGTAGTTGCTACGCCCGGCAAACTCAGCCGGCGAGAATCGCGCGGATCAGCCCATCGGTCGTATATTCCGCGGCTTCTACGGCGACGTCATAACCGAATTCTTTCAACGTTTCGGTCGTGATGGGGCTGATGCTTGCCAGTCGGGCCCGCTTCAAATCCCCACCGATCATGGTCGCCAAAGAGCGGGCGATGGCCGAACTTGTGACCGTGACCCACACCGGATGCTCGCCGGACAAGGCCGCCGCGACCGCCGGATCGGCAACCGTAACGTCACGGCTTTCATAGACCGTGATCTGGTCGACCTGTGCGCCGGCGGCGCGCAACTCTTCGGCCAGCAGTTCTCGGCCGCGACTGGCCCGTGCCAATAACACGCGTTGACCTGACACGCGCCCGGCCAGGGCAGCGGCCAGGCTTTCGGCCCGAAACTCGGGCGGCACAAGTTCCGCCCGCAGCGAGTACTGTGCCAATGCCTCGGCGGTGGCCGGTCCAATGGCGGCCAGACGGACACCGGCCAAACGTCGCACGTCATCCTGTTCGAGCAATCGTTCGATGAGAAACTTGACGCCGTTCGCACTCGAAAAAACCAGCCATTGGTAGTCGGTAATTTTTTCGAGAGCGCGATCGACCGGCGCCCAATCAGCGGGCGGCCCGATCTCGATGGCCGGTTGCACGAACACGTCCGCACCCAAATCGGTCAGCCGGGAACGCAGTTCGTCCGCCTGTTCCACGGGGCGCGTCACGATGACGCGTTGGCCGAACAACGGGCGGCCAGTGAACCAATCGGCCAACGGTTCGGCGCCGGCCACGTCGCCGACGATTGTGATGACAGGAGGCCGGATTTTTTGCGTATGAAACACCTCGGCAACTTCGCCGAGCGTCGTGCGAATGGTCGCCTGGTCAGGCCACGTGCAACGGCGGATCACGGCCACGGCCGTCGTGGCAGGCATGCCACCGGCTAGCAATCCACCGGCCCAATGGGCGACGGTTGTCGCTCCCATGTAAAACACCAGCGTGCCAGGGAAACTGGCCAGCGCGGCGTAATTGAGAACGGCCTCCTTGCCGTTTTCCTCGTGCCCCGTGACCAGGGCCACGGCCGAGGAAAGTTGACGCCCCGTCACGGGCACTCCGGCGTAGGCCGCCGCGGCGAGCGCCGTGGTCACGCCCGGGACGATTTCAAAAGGGACTTGCGCGGCGATCAGCGCACCGCACTCTTCCGTCGCACGAGCAAAAACGAGCGGGTCGCCAGCCTTCAGACGGACGACGATTCGCCCGGCGCGTGCCGCGGCAATCATTCGTTCGTTGACTTCTTGCTGCGACAGGATGCGTCCCGCGCCATGCCGGCCCAGGCAAACCTTTTCGGCCGTGGGACGCGCGTGGGTGAGCGTCTGCGGATTGACGAGGTAGTCGTACAGCACCAGGTCCGCTCGCGCCAGGCATTCGGCGCCGCGCACGGTCAACAGTCCGGGATCTCCCGGGCCTGCTCCGACTAAATACACGGCTGCGATACTTGCTGGGGTGCGAGAGGGCATAGGAGCGAAGTTGTGTGGCTGCGGCCTGCTGGTAGAATGGGGAATTACCGATCGAAACGCGGCCCTGGCTGTCTATTTCGGGCCGCTTCTCGATGAATCGATCTTAGGGACTCGTCGGCCGGCATCACAGTCGTCGCGGCCAGATTTCGGTAGCGAAGCGACATTTGTGGCTCTGTCGTTCGGTTCTCCCCGTGGATCGAGCGGATTCCTGGCAGATCAACTGAAACGAATTCCACTTCGCATACCCGTCGACAACGATCTCGATTTTCGCCTATGGCCGACAAGCCCTCGAAAGACGATCCCCAACAGCCAGTCTCGCGCCAGATGCGCGGGCGCTTGCAGGCCTGCTTCGAGCACGGCAGCAAGAGCGCCTCGAAGGGGAACTACGACTACGCCACCGAGATGTTCACGCAATGCGTGCAGGGGGATCCCGGCAACCTGCTGTACGTGCAGAATTTTCTCAACAACCTGCAGAAGAAATACGGGAATAACAAAAAAGGGAGCAAGCTGGCCGGGTTGAAGGGGGGCATGGTCAAGGGATCGATTCAAAAGTCCTACATGCAGAAGGACTGGAAAGCGGTTCTGAACAGCGGCCTTGAGATGCTCAAACTGAATCCCTGGGATTTGCAGTCGCTCAAGCAAATGGCCAATGCCTGCGAGCAACTGCAATTCGACGAAGTGCAGTTGGCGTACCTGAAATTGGCGCAAGACGTTGATATCGCCGACATCGACGTCAACCGACTTTACGCCCGGGCACTCGGCCGGCTGGGACGCTTCGATGAGGCCATCGTCTGCTGGACGCGGGTGCAAAAAGTCAGCCCACGCGACGAAGAGGCCAACCGCTCGATCGCGAATCTGACGGTTGAAAAGACGATTCACAAAGGTGGCTACGAGGATGCCGAATCCAGCACCGAGGTGATGGTCGACAAGGATGCCCAGTCCGACCGGCAGGGGACAGGCGTCGCGAAGCTCACGCCCGAGCAGCAGTTGGAAAAGGCGATCGCCAAGAATCCTGAGAAGGTCGAGAACTATTCCGAGTTGGCAGATTTACATCTGCGTCATGACCGGCTGGAGCAGGCCGAACAAGTATTGGCCAAGGCTCTGCAAGTGTCCGGTGGAGAAATGACGATTCGCGAGCGGTTAGAAGACGTGCAGATGCGCCGCGCACGCCGCGACTTGGAAATCGCGCAGAAGCGCGCCCAGGCCGAGAAGACGCAGGAATCGGTCGATCTGTGGCGGCAGATGAACGAAGCCCTGAATCGTACGGAACTCGAGGTTTATCGCAGCCGGTCGGACCGTTATCCCGACAATGCCGCCTTGAAGTTCGAGTTTGCCGTACGGCTGCAGCGGGCGAAAAATTTCGCCGAGGCGATCAAGATTTACCAGCAGGCCCACGCTGACACGAAACGGAAAGCGGCCATTCACCTGGGGCTGGGGGAATGCTTCCAATCGATCAAGCAATTCAAGCTGGCGATGAGCAATTTCGAGCAGGCGGTGATCGCGACTTCGGACCGCGAACCGGATCAAAAAAAGGTCGCCCTATACCGCGCCGGCAAGCTGGCCTTGTTCATGAAGAACCTGGACGTGGCCGAAAGGCACCTGAACGAGCTGGCCGGCCTCGATTTCGGCTATAAAGACGTGGCGGACCTGCTGGACAAACTCAATCAATTAAGGGAAGATGGCGGGTCCTCGGGCTAGCCGCCCCGGGAGATTCGCGGCCTGGCGGCATAGTCCGGCGAGGTCGCCCCCTGTTTTGGCCCTGCGAGGCCGGTAAGAACGAGCCTCGCCTGGTCGCACCTACTGCCTTCTGGATTTAACTCTCCGTATGCCGACATCGAACAGTGCCAAGAAGCGTCTTCGCCAGAACATCGTCCGCCGAGGACGCAATCGTGCCGCGCGCAGCGTGCTGAAGAACGAAGTTCGCAAAGTGCGTGACGCCGTGATCGCCGCCGACACTGACGCGGCCAATGTTGCCCTGCGTGGGGCGGCCCGCAGCCTCGACAAAGCCACGGCGCGCGGAGTGATTCATCGCAATGCGGCGGCACGCTTGAAGTCGCGCCTATCGGCCGCGGTGAAGAACTCGAAGGGCGCGACCCCGGTCAAGGCCACGAAGACGAAGGCCAAGGCGAAAGCCTGACGCAGCGCCGATTTTCGCCACGCGATAGCGTTCTTGACGCAGGCAGCATCGTCGACCGGTAAGTACCGTCGGTAGTCTCTTGCGCGCCAGCATGACCGGCTGCATCGGTATAACCGTCCCTCGTCCGCATGGCGGCTGTTCTCCTTCGGGCGACGCACTTCGCCGAGCCGTTTGCATTTCACTTGCCGCGCGGCCATGATCGAGCGGGTGGCCCATTCGCGGCCACGTTTTTTGCTTTCGATCTTCCGCGGTGCTCGCCATGTCGCCGACCGACGCACGGGTGGCTGTCTATACCGGCTCGTTCGATCCCATTACGCTGGGGCATTTGAACGTCATAGAACGTTCGAGCCGGCTGGTCGATCGATTGATCGTCGGGATCGGGATCAACGCCGGCAAAGATCCGCTGTTCTCGCTGGAAGAGCGCAAAGCGCTCGTCCGTCACGTCACCGAGCGCATTCCCAATGTCGAGGTGCAGGAATTCTCGGGCCTGGCCGTGCATTTCGTCCGCAAGTGTGGCGCCCGCGTGATGATCCGCGGCGTGCGGCCGCTGACGGATCTGGAAACCGAAATCACGATGATGATGGCCAATCGGCAACTCGATCCCGGCTTAGAAACCGTGGTGCTGTTGGCCGACGCCGAGTTCGCGCACGTTTCGAGCTCGCTGATCAAGCAGATCGCCCCGTTGGCCGATGACGAAGAGCTGAGCCGATTCGTCCCGGCCGAAGTCATCGCAGCGCTACGCCAAAAGATGGCCGATCGCCCCGTGCAAGGGCGTGATCTCTGAGCGGCTGGCCGAGCGCCGGTTTTGCTGTCGCCGCGGTTTTGCGGCGCACGATTACGCCGGCAGTTCAGCGAAGTTTCGCAGAATCTGCAGTCCGTCCTGCTGACTCTTTTCGGGATGGAATTGCGTGGCGAAGAGATTGTCGCGCCACACGACCGCCGTGAAGGGATCGGGATAGTGGGCCGCGGCCGCGATGACCTGGCTGTCTTGTGGTGCCACGTAATACGAATGCACGAAGTACATGTAAGGGGCGGGCGAAAGGCCGGTGAAGATCGGCGGCTGTCGCTCGATCGCCAGTTGATTCCAGCCCATGTGCGGGACCTTGAATCCTTCGCGCGGCGCGAAGCGCACTACCTCGCCCGGCAGAATGCCCAGACCCTGATGGCAGCCCCCTTCATAGCTGACGTCAAACAGAAGCTGCAGCCCCAGGCAGATGCCTAGGAAGGGCCGGCCTGACGTGGCCGCCGTGCGGACGACGTCGATCAGCTTGCGTACCTCGAGTTCGTGCATGGCGTCCTCGAACGCTCCGACCCCTGGCAGGACTACATGGGGTGCATCGGCAATAACGGCCGGGTCGCTCGTGATCGTTGCCTGGTGCCCGACTTTCTCGAAGCCCTTTTGCACGCTCCGCAGATTGCCCATGCCGTAGTCGATAATCGCGATCATAGTGCTCGTGGTGCGTGCCAGTCAGGCGGGGATTTCGAGGAAGATCGAGGACCGTGGGGCGGGCGAGCTCGTGCCAGGTACGGTCCTGAAAGGGACAGCACCGGGTCGCCGCTGGTTCGCCAGCCACCCGATTCTAACGTCCCGGGGTGCGCTCGGGGTAGATGACCAGCTCCACCCGGCGATTCCGTTCTTTGCCCGCCGGCGTTCCGTTTGAGACGATCGGGTGGTTCGGACCGTGACCAACCACGAAGAGTTGGCCCGGCTGCAGGCGCGACCGGAGCGAAATGTAGTCGTACACGGCCATGGCTTCGCCGATCGACAACTGGTGATTACTCTGCCATTTGCCAGCGCTGGAAGGGTCGCTGTCGGTGTGCCCCTCGATTCCCACAATCTGGTCGGGACAGAGCTTTTGGATATCGGTGGCCACGGTGTCCAGGAGGGGGCTGGCCTCGGGCAGCAACCGCGCCGTGCCAGGTGAAAAGAGGCGCGCGCTGGGCAATTCGATCCGTATCACATCGCCGTCAGCACGCACTTCGATGCCGGGGATCTCGATCGCCGGTAACTGGCTCTTCAAGCTATTGTTGGCCGTGATCTTCGCGCCGGCCGGCTTGGACGAGACGGTCCAGGCCTCGGGGCGAGTGCCTGCGGGGGGCGTTTGCTCTTTGACCTTGGCTAGTTGCGAAGTGGCGCTGCCCAATTGATCGCGCAGTGCGGACACCTGGTCCTCGAGCAATCGCGACTGCTGCTGCGACTGCCCCAGCATCGACTGCAATTCTTGATTGTCTTTATCAAGTGCCGAGGCCCGGGTTTGTAGTTCCGTGTTCCGCTGGGCGAGGGCGACTTGCTGCTGCTGCAATGATGAGACCTGGCTCTGCGACGAGAGGGAATTCTGCGCGCAGCCGACCACGGCTAACGGCAGAATCCACAACCAGCGCGCAGCGGCCACGGCTCGCATGGCGGCTAACTCCAAGATCCAGGACAGAAACAAGAAGAGATTCAAGCAGATGTGCAGCGAGATGCCCGTTGCCGAACCGACCGAAGCATGTTCGCACAGACGGTTTCCGACTGCGCACCTTCCGTAACGGCGCGGCAAGCGAGGGATGGTAGCCAGGGGGTATTAGCGACACAAGGCCAATCGCGAGGTTGCCGGCGGCGCGTCGCCACGAGACAGCATCGCGGCTGCTAGCGTGTCGCAGTCGGGGTACTGCCCGTAGAAGCGCTTGATGAAATGCCGGTGCCGCGGTCCGGGAGCGTGCGGCTCCCAACCCCAGCGAGCGAGCAACCGATCCGAGATGCGCGCCGTGGCCACGTCGCACACCAAAGCGTCGGTTCGCTTCAGGCGAGCCAGCTCATCCAGAACGCCCAGAGCGCCGCGAAACGTGGCCAGCGTCGTGCCGCGTGTCGAGACGACGTAATCCAGCACTAAGAACTGCGGCAATCGACGAGGCTCCCGGTAATAAAGCCAGCAGCGATTTCCCGAACGCCAGCGATGGATCAGACGTCCCCAGGTCAGTGCTTCGACCTGCGACGGACGGTGCGAGAAAGGACGCAGGCGAATGCGTACGAGTTGCTCGTCGGCCACGTCGATCACGCCGCATCGGCCGTGTTGCAGCAAGTCGGCATGCTGCTGGCAATCGGTCACGGTGGCGAAGAGCGGTCGCATGGAACAAAACCTTTGCAAAAGCGAACAGCCTGTGATCGCACCAGGTGTGATCACAGGCTGTTCTACGAATCTGGCGAAACGCCGCTCCCTTGAACCTAGTTGGTCGGACGGGCCGCTTCCGTGGCGCGATGCGCGTGGGGCGAGGCCGGGTGATGCTCTTGCGCCGGCTCTTGCTGCGCCGTGGCCTCGGTGCCTTGCTCATCGCCTTCCGAATCGTCGCCGTATTGGGGCTGATAAAGGGCAATGAACGGCTTCTGCGGATCAATCGGCTTGGTGAAGTTCACCGCGACGCCGCCGCCTGCCGCGACCTGGACATTCGTTTCGCGATTTTGCTCGCGGCCGTTCTCGTTCCAAACGGTGCGAATGTCGAACTTCTCGGCCTGATCGTTTTCGTTGTCGATCTCTGGAGTCAGCAGCACGCGCTGGTCTCCTTCGCCCGGCACAGGGTTGCCATTGAGGAATACTTGGGCGTCCTTGCTGGGGAGCGCGAGGTAAATCGCACCGCGGTAGTCGACGGTGTCGCCGTCTTCCTCTTCTTCGTTGCCCATTTCATCGTTTGATGCGAGCTGATCGAGAGGGGGACGCTGAGCATTGTTCTGTTGTGTGTCGGCGTACTGGTTCTCGATTGGCGCGCCGCTGTTCTGATCGTTCGCGGCCAGGTTGTCCACGCCAGCGTTGGGCTGTGCGCCGACGTTCGAGTCGTAGGCCAGCGAGTTGCCCCCGTACGGAACCGAGATGGGCTGATTCGCGGCGTAGTTGTTCCAGCCGCCGATCGGGTTGCCCCAATTGCCTAGCCCGTAGCCAGCCAGGCCATAGCCGAGGTGCGAACCCCAACCGCCGCCCCAGCCACCCCATCCGCCCCCCCAACCACCACCCCATCCGGCACCGCCGAAGCCGTGGTGCGAATGATGATGGTCATGGGTGTGGTGATGGGCATGATGATGGCTGCTGTGATGCGCGTGATGATGGTTGCCGTGGTGGCCACCATGATGACCTCCGCCATGATGGCCGCCACCATGTCCACCGCCGCGAGCCATGACCGTGCCAGCGGCGAAAGCCACGCTCAGAGCAATCACACCCACCACAAGCACGAAACGATTTCCGCGAACAGCCATGATTCGATCCTCGATGGAAATGGGAATTCGCGTCGCCAAGGGTCGCGCGAAGTTTTTGAGCGAGCGTTCCGCCCGGCCGATACCGCGTCCGGGCTCATGGGAAATCTATTTTCTGTTCCGAGGCTAGGCGGCGGAGAATTGGCGGATTTCCGGGTGCGCGGGCCGACGATCGGAACAACTGCTACGGTCGCGATAATCGTGTCGAGAGAGGAGCCCGGCGAATGATGATTGACGCAAAGTCGAACGCGTAAGCCAGATTGCCGTGCGGACAACAGACCAATGCGTCGCGTCGTTCCGCTAATCGCCAATGCCCAAGGCGGTGCGTAATGTCCGCCAACCGCGAAGCATGATGGCCAGCATCACCAGGCAAATGGCGATCACGGTGGGGACCAGCCACGGCAGATCATACAGCGGCATGGCCCAAGTCCAGATCGGTCCCCATTTGACGATCACAAAAAGCGCCGCCAGGCATAGGAAAGGACCATAGGGGATGACGTTATTGCGTTTCACGAACCATTGAATTAACCCGACGAACAAGCCGGCCAGAGGTGCCAGAAAGAAGACCATCGGACTGGTCTGCCACCCAAGAAAACTGCCGATCATCGCCATCAAAGTGACGTCGCCGAACCCCATCGCCTCGCGCGCGAGCGCCCAACTGGCGGCGATGCGCACTGCCCAAATCAGCCCACCACAGGCGGCCATCCCGAGCAATGAACTGACAAGCCCCAGCCACCGCTCACCACCGAAGAACCAGATTGCGCCGATGGCTGCGGTGCCGACGAGAGCACAGGCCACGACCACGATGCTCAAAGGGTCGCGGCGCCATCGAGCGGTTGTCAGCGCCACGGCATGCCGCCAACCGCGCCGTCCACCCCGTCGCCACGGCAAGAGCGCCAAACACCACAGCCAGAAGCAGAGAATTGCTGCACAGAGCCAGCCAAACGTCGCGTTCGGTGTCAGGTGAATCGGTGGTTCGTTGGGACTGGCCAGATTCAAGAAACCCACGCTTAACATGCCGTTCGCCGGATCGATCACCGGCAGTAGCGAGGCAGGCATGATCGTGGCCGCAAGAAAACCGAGCAGGGTTCCGGGAATCGTCACCAGGTCGGGGATCGTCTGTTCGTCGATGTCGACAAGCGATGCCGCCAGCATAAACGTGACAAGCAACAGGTGGCTGGCGAATTGCGCATGAAGGACAAACCAGTCGCTGCCGGCCGGGGCAAATCCGGGTGGCGCCTGGTCGCGCAATAGCTCCCAGTTAGGGACTTCCCACCAATAGAGAATTGCAAAACCGAGCCCGAGCAATAATTCGAGAAGTAAAGGACGCCAGCCGCTCGGGCCGGCACCGGAAGTTGCCTTACGACGAACTTGCCAGGCCCCTACGATCGGCACCCAGGCGGACCAGCGGACGTTCTTGGAGCCATGGCGAGATGCGGTCGCAGACCGCGGCGCTGCAACGATCGCCAGCGGTTGTTGTATTTGCACCAGCCACCACGAGAACCAGTTCACCAGTCGCGCGACGGCGGCGCCGATCAGGTAAAGAACGACGAATCGCATTACAAACGGCATGCGTGCGAGGGAGGTTACTCCCCCTCCTGGCCGCGGCCGCCGAGATGCAATCGGTCGATGATTTCGCCAGCAATGTCTTGCGGTGCGCGATCGTCGGTTGCAACTTCGATCGTGGCCGCGGCCTGGTAGAGCGGAGTGCGCTCGACCAGCAATTGGCGAATCTCGGACTCGCCGCCGGCCAACAGGTTCGGGCGGCGCGCTGCCGTCGTGGCGTCGGCTGTTATCCGCGCGGCAAGCGTCGGGATCGACGCGGTGAGCCAGACGATGTTTCCAGCCCTCTGCAGCGATTGACGATTATCGTTGCGCAGAACGACTCCGCCGCCAGCGGCGATTGCCGTGCGCGGCTGCGCGACCAGGTCAGCGATGACCTTGCTTTCCAGGTCGCGAAAGGCGGGTTCGCCGTCGTCGGTAAAGATCGCGGCAATCGATTTGCCCGCGCGCAGTTCGACCTCGACGTCGCTATCGCACCAATCCCAGCCGAGCGCCAGCGCCAACTGCTGCGCAACGGTTGTTTTACCGGTGCCGCGATAGCCGATTAGCACAAGGTTTTCGAGCACGGGCACCTCGACGCGTGACAATCGACAAAAAGATCGGGTTCCTGGCACCCCGCGAATGGCGTTCAAAGCCATCGGACAGGGCAACGCGCCGCTTGGAAATTATAGGACGCTGCCCGAACGCCCGCCGGGTCACGCTTTCGCGGGCCCAATGGCGCGCCGTAAGACTTCTCGCATCGATTCGGCCGGGGCTTCCTGGCCGGTAAACAGCTTGTATTGCAGCGCGGCCTGGCGAATGAACATCTCGACGCCGGTGACCACCGTGCAACTACGGTTGCGGGCATCTTTTACCAGCAATGTGGTCTCGGGGTTGTAGACGGTGTCGAACACAACCATCGACGGTTTGAGATGGTGCTTTTCGTAGGCCGTCTCGTCGACGTTCGGATGCATACCCAGTGGGGTGCAGTTAACGAGAACGTCCGCCGGATAGTTGTAGCGGGCCGTCCAGTCGATGGCGCGGCAGCCCAGGAATTTCGCCAGCGTGTCAGCGCGCTGCGCGGTGCGGCTGGCCAGCGTGACCTCGGCGCCACGACGTAGCAATCCGTAAGCGATGGCGCGGGCAGCGCCGCCGGCGCCCAATACCAGGGCGTTCTTACCTTGCAGGAAACGGGTCGTGGCAGTTTGTTCGTCCAGTTCCATGGCCGAGGCCAGGCTGTCCATCGCGGCGCGATAATCGGTGTTATAGCCGGATAGCTCGCCGTTCTCGAAGATCAGCGTATTGGCCGCCGCCACCCCC containing:
- a CDS encoding shikimate kinase, with translation MLENLVLIGYRGTGKTTVAQQLALALGWDWCDSDVEVELRAGKSIAAIFTDDGEPAFRDLESKVIADLVAQPRTAIAAGGGVVLRNDNRQSLQRAGNIVWLTASIPTLAARITADATTAARRPNLLAGGESEIRQLLVERTPLYQAAATIEVATDDRAPQDIAGEIIDRLHLGGRGQEGE
- a CDS encoding A24 family peptidase, whose translation is MRFVVLYLIGAAVARLVNWFSWWLVQIQQPLAIVAAPRSATASRHGSKNVRWSAWVPIVGAWQVRRKATSGAGPSGWRPLLLELLLGLGFAILYWWEVPNWELLRDQAPPGFAPAGSDWFVLHAQFASHLLLVTFMLAASLVDIDEQTIPDLVTIPGTLLGFLAATIMPASLLPVIDPANGMLSVGFLNLASPNEPPIHLTPNATFGWLCAAILCFWLWCLALLPWRRGGRRGWRHAVALTTARWRRDPLSIVVVACALVGTAAIGAIWFFGGERWLGLVSSLLGMAACGGLIWAVRIAASWALAREAMGFGDVTLMAMIGSFLGWQTSPMVFFLAPLAGLFVGLIQWFVKRNNVIPYGPFLCLAALFVIVKWGPIWTWAMPLYDLPWLVPTVIAICLVMLAIMLRGWRTLRTALGIGD